From a region of the Zerene cesonia ecotype Mississippi chromosome 11, Zerene_cesonia_1.1, whole genome shotgun sequence genome:
- the LOC119830523 gene encoding putative lipoyltransferase 2, mitochondrial, protein MVKVWRLGLMSYDTALKIQMSIARKHLDSMMKGIDADYDTLLLVEHKPVYTVGIRDDTPNDEVRRLKDLGAEFRKTNRGGLITFHGPGQLVAYPIINLKHYKTSVKWYVNSLEQTVINLCDELGVKASRSPHTGVWVDDNKIAAIGIHASRYVTTHGISLNCDNDLSWFDHIDPCGIDDKGVTSLSKETGVLCSIDKITPIFLKNFEKVFDCKSEDISTDIQEDILSSIYSKLLTTTI, encoded by the exons atggtgAAAGTATGGAGGTTAGGTCTTATGAGTTACGATACAGCTTTAAAAATCCAAATGTCCATTGCTAGGAAACATTTAGATTCCATGATGAAAGGAATTGATGCAGATTACGATACTTTGCTTCTTGTAGAACATAAACCGGTATACACAGTTG GCATTCGAGATGATACTCCAAATGATGAAGTACGCCGGTTAAAAGATTTAGGAGCAGAGTTTCGTAAAACAAACAGAGGGGGCCTTATAACATTCCATGGCCCCGGTCAATTAGTGGCATACCCTATTATAAACttgaaacattataaaactagTGTAAAGTGGTATGTGAATAGCCTGGAACAAACTGTCATCAATTTGTGTGATGAATTAG gAGTTAAAGCAAGCCGGAGTCCCCACACAGGAGTTTGGGTTGATGACAACAAAATAGCTGCAATAGGTATTCACGCATCTAGATATGTTACAACACATGGAATCTCACTAAACTGTGATAATGACTTGTCGTGGTTCGATCACATTGATCCCTGCGGCATAGATGATAAAGGTGTCACTTCACTCAGCAAGGAGACTGGTGTTTTATGTTCCATAGACAAAATAACcccaattttcttaaaaaatttcgAAAAAGTATTTGATTGCAAATCTGAAGATATCAGTACAGATATACAAGAAGATATATTAAGTAGCATATATAGCAAATTATTAACCACAACCATATAA